The following is a genomic window from Amaranthus tricolor cultivar Red isolate AtriRed21 chromosome 10, ASM2621246v1, whole genome shotgun sequence.
TTTCTACTATTTCCCATCTAAATCCAGCTTCCATGGACGAATCTTATAGTTTATTTGAATATTTCATCTTTTAAATTGTTATGTAAGTTTTTGTTccagttttttcattttaattttgtattaccTTGTCAATTGGTGTGGAAAGGTCAAACTCGCCTGTGAAAAGGGTTTAGATTCGGTTTGGAACGGTCATAACGGCCAATAACCGTTTTGATGGGCCGTTTTTCTACCCACCGTTACAAATCGTGAATTCTCGGAACGGTGTCTTGAAAAACCGTGTAAACGCGACCGTTTCGAGTCGGCTCGGTCGAGTTTTGACACCATGGTGAACTGATAACCCAACTGAGTCGACTCGGCGTGAGGAGAGGAAGAGTGACCGCTAACTAGGCGGTAAGTTTTGACACAAAGTGGTTTTGCTACAGCCGACTAGGCGgaatatcattttcaaccgGTTTATTTTGCGGCGGTTTTTCATGCGTTTTTCATTACGTCTCTAGgttaatttttctaattagtaTAAATAGTTTGTAAACCCTCATCTTTCCTTCACTTTTACTCTTATTGCTCCTTTTTCATTAGTCTTTCTCTATTGTTCATCTTTTATTAAGCTTTCAAATTAATCTTCCTTCGAGAATTTTAAGTCTCTTTTAGTATTTATATTTCTTTGCATTTCATTTCTTGTACTAGTTTAATCCTTCGTTAGCAAACCTTaactattttaattaatcatcCTTTACTAAGAATAAatctttttcttcattatttgccttttaatttattattgtttcttattgtttAATTATTGCTTCTCTTGCCAGTTTCATTATTATCACATTTATTCATGTTTATGTATCGTCTTAAGGTTTTCTCTTGCCTTTTAATTTATTGCTTTTACTATGAACAATGAGTAGATTCATTTTTAGAGCTAAGATTTTAATctataattcaagtatgatttgacCATTGAAAGTGACTATAAAGTAAGGATTAAAGTGATTAAATTGTACTAACAATcttaaattaaatatgctttgttgGACTAATGAATAGAACTAATGTGGAGATTAAAATCAACTTTGTTTTAgagtaaattttagttaaattcatGTTAATTCGTTTAATAAAACTAGTGTGTGAGATTTAAATTAATAGGAtttaaatctaatagttaattaaCAGAGTcaaagtttgagattaacaagatcatataTAATCACATAACCAATCCAAAACTTTATAGACACTAATTGAAGTTTGATCATACAAGAGTTTAGGAGATTTTCAACACCCTAGATTTCCTCATTATATAGTTAGGTTTTCTAATGATTGTAGTTATTTGCAAAGTTTTGAAAACTCTATCAAAACTTCTGATTGCGTACAAAAAAATGCTAACCAAGTAAAGCGAGGGAAATCATCCACTACAATAAGGATACTATTTAACTCGCATGGGaccataaagatcaaaatgtaAAAGTTCAATAGGTTGAAAAGTACATACAACCATTTTAGGTTTGAATTAACCCTTGATTTGCTTACCTATAAATCATGACTTACATAACTCATCAATTTTGAAAGATAAGTTTAGAAGTCCTCTTACTAGATCGTGAGAAGCAAGCAGCTTTATAGTATGCATGTTTAAGTGTCCAAGTATTTTATGCCCAAGCCTCGGATCATCTGTTAAGGCCTTGAGAAACTTTATACTCGAGTTGTCAACTTTGTTAGTAAATATGGATTAAATATCGTCACATCTTGGATCAGTAATAATAACCTTACTAGATTTGATACATTTTACGTCACACTTGTCTTTATCAAAAATCACCTGATTACCTTTGTTACATAGTTGAGAAATGCTAAGGAGGATGTACTTGAGACCATCAACTAGTAACACATCATCTATGGAATTGGATGAGTCAAAAGCAACTTTTCCTATAGCAAGTATGTTGCATTTTGCTATGTCAAGGGTAATTGTTCTAATAGTTTTTTCTTTGagtttggtgaataaagatacttTTTCACTCATATACTTTGAACATCCACTATCAAGGATCGATTTTCTAGGTACCTACAAAACAACATATTAAATCTTTTGGCTAGACCacttgttaaattttttgtcaTATTCGGAATCAACCAAGTTTGGAGGTCTAGTTCCTTTGACAATCCAAATTTGTCTAACATGAGCTCTTTGATGAAAAAGATATGTGTTTTTAATAACATGAGGGTCAGTTCTTTTATAGGGGATATAAACTTTTTATGACCTTTCTTACCGCAATAAGAACTAGGACCATTCCAATTATCTTTTGCTttaaaagaaattgtttgattcTTTTtgacaaagttattttgtttatgacCAATACCATTTTTGTTGCTAGGCTTTTGAGTTGAACTTAATAAACTATTAAGCTCATGTTCCAATTTGGCAAATTTCAAAAGTGTATCACTTTCAGATTTACACTTTTCAATCAAATATTTATTCTCCTTTTCTTATCTTTCTTTTGAATAATTTAGATAAGTTAGTTGTCTTTTTAAAACAATGTTATCATCTGTGCGGGCCTTGACCATGTTATCATGATTAGTTTTTCACGGCCTTGactttaaaatcgaaaaaagATTTTAGCTTTTCAAATGGAGATTCCAGATCTAACTTAGAGGAATAAAGATCATTGAATTCTTTCAATAAACTTTCTTCTCTAGTTTGACTTTCAAAAACTATGTTTTTAAGAGATTTTATTTCAAGAGCTGAATTCAACTCGTTTTTAAGTAGGTTTAGCAATATATCTTTTAAAACTTCCTTGGgaccattaataatattatcaatagTAACCTCAATAAGAGTTTCAGGGTCTTTAGTAGAATCTTCACGTGCCATGAGACAAagatcatcactatcattcgcCGACTCACTTGTGTTATCCGAATCACTCCTCCAAGTAGCAAGCATAGCTTTCCTTTTGTCATATCTTTTGTCATCCTTTCTTTTGAAGTCTTTACTTTTATCaaatcttttatattttcttttatctttctttttcttcttgggACAATCTCTAATAAAATAATCTTTTGTACCACACCCAAAACAAGTTAGTGTATTAGATTTAGAAGGGAGAGATTGCTTACCTCGAGAAAATATGGAAGATCATGGATATTTGTCTTTGTTGAAATTCCTTTTAATTTGAGAAAGACCACGAGCAACTAGGGCAAAGGGACCATCATCATCTTTACTCTCTTCTTCGGATGTGGAGGGTTTTTCCACCTTCTTAGCCTTAAGAGacatattctttatttttgaaGGCAGCTTGCCATCATCTTGTTGCATGGTAAGTTCATGAGTGAGAAGTTTAGCAAGGAGATCGTATAGAGGTAGCTTTTTTAAATCCTGAGCTTCCTCCATGGTTGTCAACTTTGGTCCTCATTTACTCTTTGAAAGACATCTTAGAATCTTTCagactttttctttattatttgtaAAGGATTTTCCCGAAGAATGAACATTATCCACTATTAGTGTAAACCGAGTGAACATCCACTATTAGTGCTAACTTAAACAATTCTTACTTGTGAAGAAAGAttctttcaaattcatctcCATTCAAACTgcaataaaaaagattttatagCTTTGTAATTTTGAGATATGAGTTGAAGCTCATATTATACTACTACAAATCATCACTTGTGCCACAGTAGCAGTCGTGGCACAAGTAAGAACTTTCCATGGCTATGATGTCCAGCAACAGGAATTTAAGTTAGAGACTACTGTGGCACAAGTAGTCGTAGCTAGATTGTTGCCACTAGAAAACTATGGTTGTGGcataaactcttttttttttgccacGGTAGATCTAGTGGCTAATTATATTCTTTTGCCACAAGTATAACCCCTAGCTAATGTTATTCTTCTGCTACATGTACTTAcccgtggctaatcatattTTTCTACCACATACAATAACTCATTGTAAATTATACTCGTCTAACACATGCACAACACGTAGCTACAAATCATTTATACAATTAGACTCGCAAATAGGTAAATTCAACTAGTAGTATGGATTTAATGTTAACAATTAGTAACATTCCTTCCATACAAATGCCTTGGGTAGGATTTGAACCCAAGACCTCTAGGTAGGTATACCAATACTCTAACCATTAGGTCATCAGTTATTTAATGATTAGTATACTTATAACATAACACTCCTACCACttgatgtattattattattattattattattattattattattattattattattattattattattattattattattattattattattattattattattattattattatcaaatgtAGTACGTCGTAATTAGTCGtgttagtgtagtattagtatgttAATAGTATTAGTgttcattagtataatattagttgtattagtatataattagtcaaaTTAATGtagaattaatatattattactcgtattattgtattattagtggcattagtatattattactcttattagtatattattagcatattattagttgtattagtgtattagttgtattattttaatattagtatGTACTTAGTCGTATTActgtattattagtatattattagtcgtatcgtattggtgcattattagtatttattagTCGTACAAGTgtagtattagtcgtattagtgtattattagtagtattagtatataaatAGTCGTCTTAGTATATTAACACTTCTAGAagattaatttttatctttattattattgcttTTGGACAATAAAAGATAATAATTAATTCCAAAACCAACCATATAAAACAAGGACAAGTAACCACTCTTAGGAAAGGCTAAGGAGCTTAATCAAACTCCAAAAGCCTTTTGCACCAAGTGGAGCTAAGAAGGGGAGAAGATGGATACAAACTTAATATCCTAGACTTAATCTCAAACTTAATAGTCCGGACAAACTTTGCAGGAGTAACTACATGCAAAAGCCAAATATAATCATTCCTAACACGccaaatttgataaattaagcTGCATATAGAGGAGATAACAATCTTCTTCATGAAATGAGGAACCTGCCATTGCTAGGCTTGATCGATAGAAGAGAAGCAATGGAGGATATACCAAGCCATGAGGTCAAAAGATTGGATCAGTGGCTACTGAAACTGCACTTGAAAAACAGGTGGACAACTAAGTCAGTATCCACACAACATAAAGGACAACAAGCATCAGAAGTAACACCCATCTTCATTAGATGGTCTTTAGTTTTGAGCTTGTTTAGCATTGCTAACCAAAACACAAAGCGTGCTTTTGGAATCGAAGTTCTATGCCAAACAATCTTGCTCCAACTCACTTGGGGATGAGACCCTAACAAATCCTTGTAGACCGAGTTAATACAATACTTATCAGCAAGAATCCAATGTATCAGTTGATCCGTTACCTTACACAGCTTCCAGATAATCCAACTTGCAAAGGGAGGAGGGTTATCATCCAACGACCACCCTTCATATAGACACCATTGATCCATCGAACCCATAAAGACTCATGTAAATAGCTTATATGCCAAACTGTTTTCCCAACGGTAGCTTTATTCCAGAGTTCAAGGTTCCTAATGCCCAAGCCACCCTCTTTTTAAGTCTACAGATATAATCCCAAATGACATTACCAGGTTTTGTATCACATCATAGTGCCACAGGAAAGCTCTACAAACAGCAATAACATCTTTGATCACTTTTTTAGGGAGGACAAAAATTTGACACCAATAAGTAGTGATACTCATCAGGACAGAGTTCACTAGCTGATGGCGAGCAGCATAAGACAACTCTTTACCCTGGAAACCCCAAATCTTTGAAGTCATCTTATCACTAGTTTTCTACATACCACAGATGAAAGAGATACTGTCAAGGATCCTCTTCTATTGTTGAGCAGACATACCAGCCAAATAGATAGCTAATTTAGAATCATTCTGACAAAGACTAGAAGATTGAGCAAAAATGTCCAGCCCTTTGTAAATCACATGAATAGATTATATATCACCTTTAAAGAAAACATCAAATCATCAGCAAAACGAAGGTGATTTAGTTTGATTGACTTACATCGAGGGTGATATTTGAAGCAAGGGTCACTACTCGCACAGTTTAAAATCCGAGTCAAGTACTCCATACCAAGCACAAACAACAAAGTAGATAAAGGATCACCTTGCCTTAAGCCCCGCTTTGCTTTAAGTTTTTGAAAAAGCTCACCATTAATGACTAAGGAAAAAGATATAATAGATATGCAAGTGAAAACAATACTCACAAAATGAGATGGGAAGCCAAGCGCAAGCAGCATATTTTTCACAAAGCACCAATTCATAGTATCATAGGCTTTCTTTATGTCAACCTTCACTAAACAGCTAGGAGCACAGTTCTTTCTAGAACAATGGCGAATGATATTTTAACACAGAAGAATATTCTGAATAATACTTCTACTAGTAACAAAAGCCCCTTGGTTCGGACTAATCAGATGATTCAAGACCGTGCTTAGTCTGGAACAGATGAGCTTGGAAATGCACTTAGACAAAGTGTGACAAAAAGCTATAGGGCTAAATTCACCAGGAGAAGTGGGACAAGAAACTTTAGGCACTAATGTTATAGCTGTAATATTCCAAGCCTTCAAAAGTTTCCCAGtcacaaaaaattaatgaattgCCTTAATAATATCATCCCCTATCACAGGCCATGTTGACTTATAAAACTTGCTATTATAGCCATCTAAACTAGGAGCTTTATCATTAGGGATACTCCAAAGAGCACACTTGATTTCATCAGCTGAAAAAGAAAGGTTCAGTTGCAATCTCATATCATCATTCAAAATAGGGCCAGTATGAACCGCTTTCATATTGATCCTCCTCCTGTTAGGCATAGCACTGCATAATAGATCAACATAGAAAGCAGTAAAAGCCTGATGAATGTGAGTCATATCATTGACAACAATGCCATCTATATGAAGAACATTAATACAGTTACATATTCTTCTTTATTTGAGACTCTGATGGAAGACCTTAGTATTTTTGTCACCATGTTTCATCAATTGAAGTTTGGAAATCTGCtgaatataagaaaaataactTGCTTAAACCTAGCAGCAGCTTCAACTTTAGCATGAGCAAAATGAGGGTTAGTAGGATTAGCATGAAGAACAGCCTAGGCTTGATGGAGAGCACCTTCAGCCCCATCCATGATAGATTTGAGGGGGCCTCTATGGAACTCAGCCTTCAAAATCCTTCTAAGAGTGATCAACTTTGAGTAAATTTGAAAACTAATAGTACCATCAACCTTACAACTCCAATGTTGACGCACAATATTAATGAAGTTCTCATGAAGAGcccaaaaattgaaaattttaaaccgGGTAGGATTCTTCATACTATTGAAAAATTGAATAAGCATTGGTGAATGATCAAAAGTCCTCTTAGGGAGAAAGAGGGCCTTAGCTCTAGGGTAGCAATCCTCCCATCTCTCATTACAAAGGATTCTTTCAATCTTACTAAATACCAGCTTATCACCACATTGCTTATTATTCCAAGTAAAGAAACGCCCTAAAAATTTCATATTCTTTAATCCATACACATGCAAACAAGATCTCAAAGGGACGACCTTCTGTAGACAAACAGGTTGGCCAATTCTTTCATTAAGGTTTGCTAAACTATTAAAGTCACCCAAAACAGCCCAAGGTTGATCAATCTTTTTAAAGATATCCTCCAATTGAGAAAATAGAGTCAATCTCTTAGACTTATCAGTAGCACCATGAATGAAAGTGCAAAAGAAAGGGTCACCTATATTTAGAACATAAAAAGATGAATCAATTGGCTACTACATACCTGAATGTCCACCTTATACAGATCTTGCTTCCAACCCAAAATGTTACGACCTCCTTTATGCTAAGGAAGATTTTTAGTCACGCACCATCCATAGCAAAGTCTTTGATAAAGAGACCCCAATccttgttttttttatcttggtTTCAAGAAGGCCAAAAATACCAACATTTTGAATAGAAAGAGTATGGGCAACCTCTCTCTGCTTGTTGGCATTATTCAAACCTCTCACATTCCAAGACATGATATTAATCATTGCTTTGATGAGGTAATGCCTCCAGCGCAAGATTGTTTGCAGTAGGTTCACCATCAAAGATCCCTAGAACCTCAAAACCATTGGAAGTTAAGACCACCATTGCATCCTGACTAGAACCCTCTGGATGTAAAGCAAAATCAGAATTAACCTCCCTCCTTGATCTGACCTTAACCTCTTGAAAGCCCTCCTCCTCCATAGGAGTATCAACCACAAAATGCATAATTAGAGCAGGTGTGACCTGCAGCTGACCAATATTCTCCTAGTTTGGAGCAAGTTGTTTACAATTCTCTTGTAAGTGCCCAAATTGAGAATAAtgttgacaaaaataataggtCTCCAATCATAAAGTACCTTTTGAGCAATGAGATCATCATTCTCATTTGTGATTGAAATCTCTTCAGGAAAAGAGCCGTGAATCTTCATCTCTATTAGAACACGAGCAAACATAAGTTTATCAAAATTGAGGGTTGCATTATCAACACGAATCACCGGGCCAATCATACCCCCAAGCTTCCTAAGAAAAGATTCTCCCCAGTAAGACACATTAATTTTAGGGAACCTAACCCAAACCGGAAATGAGGAAAGATCCTACTTATCATAAGACCTATTTTTCACCCATGGTTTCACAATAAATGGCATTCTATCAAATATAATCTCATTCATAGAACATGCGGCCTTCATATCATCCATAGTGTTAAACCTCACAAGGAAAACCCCTTTAGTAACCATACCAACCTTATCAATCCCTAGGTCCTTCCAAATCCGTTTGGCAAAGCCTTTAATGACGTGAAAGGGGGGATTGGAACCAAGAACAAAACATACAACATAAGATTGCCAAAAAGTAAGTTCATGAACAATATCATCAAAGGAGATCTTAACATGTTTCATAAGAGTACCTAACTGTTGAAAAGCAGGAGTTTGAACCACCGGCGAAGGCCTTAGCGCAGGGATCACCAGAGAAGCCAATGAAACAGTAGCTTCCAAAGGAATAGTACCTTGACGAGACTCAGAGCATTCTATTGAAGAAGGAGTAGACCGACGCAACACACAAACCCAGCTAGCATATAGAGCAGCACCATCAGTAGCATTAGGGTTCGTTGGAATCACCAAAATACCTTCCCTTCTATTTAAATCATTAGGAGGAATGAATCTATTATCTTTGGAAGcatgagaagaagaagaagaagaaagtgaTAAACGCTTCTGAGCTGGTCTTCCTCTTGGCGGTCCCCTACCTCGAGCCATGGCTGCACCGCAGCAAGAACGCTACTGTACAACGAGGAGAGAAAacaaagaagagagagaagtgTTTCaaagttttgttattattattattattattattattattattattattattattattattaatattaactagttgaacaaaattattagaagtaaaacaaaattataattcGTTGAACAAAAACTTTGGGTATGATTGTGATATTTTCTTGAAACCCATTTTTCCCATGACAAGAtcaaaacttgccacaaaatTTGAATATCCGTGGCATAATTAGTGGCACAAGTGACGATTTATAGTGTTAATTATAATCATTTTCACATTTCGGGATCCTGACCCTATCTTTTTAGTTATAGGTTGTCTAGGACCATTTTTGATAGTATCCTAGATTTCAAAATCCTGATCAATAATAAACATTTGCATGAGAGAACGTCAAGAGCAAAGTTGTTTCCACAAAATAGAGGAGGACGGTTAGAAGCACGTCCTTAAGAAAAACAACCATAAACTTGTGGATTGATAATGAAATACCTCACGGATTGTTAAATCAAGCTTTTGTGAGTTAGGGTCTGACACCAATTAAAGAATCAATGAGGGTGCAGAAATACTATAGTGATTGTTTTCAAAGTGTTTGTTCCTATGATAAAATTTGTTTGTATTACCAATATATAACggcgaaaaaaaaaatactttagaATGAAATCCTTTACTTCTTTAGATTGAATCATATAAATTTAGGAAAGTAAACAtaccaataatatatgacaACCTTTTAGGAAATAAATCAATTAGTATCCTGTCATATATTTGAGATCTTCAACAAATCAACTTAATATATTTCGGAAAATATTCATGAATACAAATCATATCCTTCGGATTTAGGTCAGTGTATTCTTTGTATAAGACAACttagatattaaaattaatttagtatCTTGTCATATATTGTGAGATCTAATAAATAAGGTTAGAAATCATAACTTTAAAGATCTTCTAGTAGCCGTTAGAATGAACCATCTTTAGGCAACGAAATATGCTTGCCAAATATTATAGCAAACAGCTATAATGGAGATTCTTGCATTCTTTCGGTTAATTACATGCtacaaa
Proteins encoded in this region:
- the LOC130824958 gene encoding uncharacterized protein LOC130824958; its protein translation is MSWNVRGLNNANKQREVAHTLSIQNVGDPFFCTFIHGATDKSKRLTLFSQLEDIFKKIDQPWAVLGDFNSLANLNERIGQPVCLQKVVPLRSCLHVYGLKNMKFLGRFFTWNNKQCGDKLVFSKIERILCNERWEDCYPRAKALFLPKRTFDHSPMLIQFFNSMKNPTRFKIFNFWALHENFINIVRQHWSCKVDGTISFQIYSKLITLRRILKAEFHRGPLKSIMDGAEDGIVVNDMTHIHQAFTAFYVDLLCSAMPNRRRINMKAVHTGPILNDDMRLQLNLSFSADEIKCALWSIPNDKAPSLDGYNSKFYKSTWPAWNITAITLVPKVSCPTSPGEFSPIAFCHTLSKCISKLICSRLSTVLNHLISPNQGAFVTSRIINGELFQKLKAKRGLRQGDPLSTLLFVLGMEYLTRILNCASSDPCFKYHPRCKSIKLNHLRFADDLMFSLKKTSDKMTSKIWGFQGKELSYAARHQLVNSVLMSITTYWCQIFVLPKKVIKDVIAVCRAFLWHYDVIQNLVMSFGIISVDLKRGWLGH